Proteins from a genomic interval of Pseudomonas anuradhapurensis:
- the ptrR gene encoding putrescine utilization regulator PtrR — MEFNQLRIFQAVAEEGSLTRAAERLHRVPSNLSTRLRQLEEHLGVELFLRERQRLQLSPAGKVLLDYAQRLAALRDEAQAAVRGGQPAGDFVLGTMYSTAATHLPGLLARYHQAYPAVNLQVRAAPSGELLEGLLNHSLDAALVDGPPSLAGLDGVPLCDEQLVLITSPEHPPVHTARDVASKAVFTFRQGCSYRMRLEAWYAHAHTPMGRVMEIESYQSMLSCVIAGAGVALMAQSMLDSLPGRDRVRVHRLQAPFDQAVTWLMWRQGMRGANLQAWIDLQQSETINQSSECPVTA, encoded by the coding sequence GTGGAATTCAACCAGCTGCGTATCTTCCAGGCCGTGGCCGAGGAGGGCTCGCTCACCCGCGCCGCAGAGCGCCTGCACCGCGTGCCGTCGAACCTGTCGACGCGCTTGCGCCAGCTTGAAGAACACCTGGGTGTCGAGCTGTTCCTGCGTGAACGCCAGCGCCTGCAGCTGTCGCCAGCGGGCAAGGTGCTGCTGGACTACGCCCAGCGTCTGGCCGCCTTGCGCGACGAGGCCCAGGCTGCCGTGCGCGGCGGCCAGCCAGCCGGGGATTTTGTGCTGGGGACCATGTACAGCACGGCGGCGACGCATCTGCCGGGGCTCTTGGCGCGTTATCACCAGGCCTATCCAGCGGTGAACCTGCAGGTGCGTGCGGCGCCCAGTGGCGAGCTGCTGGAGGGCCTGCTCAACCACAGCCTGGACGCCGCGCTGGTAGATGGCCCTCCAAGCCTGGCCGGGCTGGATGGCGTGCCGCTGTGCGACGAGCAACTGGTGCTGATCACCAGCCCCGAGCACCCGCCGGTGCACACGGCCCGGGACGTGGCGAGCAAGGCGGTGTTCACCTTCCGCCAGGGCTGTTCGTACCGTATGCGCCTGGAGGCCTGGTATGCCCATGCCCATACGCCGATGGGCCGGGTGATGGAGATCGAGTCGTACCAAAGCATGCTGTCCTGCGTGATCGCCGGTGCGGGGGTGGCGCTGATGGCCCAGTCGATGCTTGATAGCCTGCCCGGGCGTGACCGGGTGCGAGTGCACCGCTTGCAGGCGCCGTTCGATCAGGCGGTCACCTGGTTGATGTGGCGCCAGGGCATGCGCGGGGCGAATTTGCAGGCGTGGATCGACTTGCAACAAAGCGAAACGATTAACCAGTCGTCGGAATGCCCCGTTACGGCTTGA
- a CDS encoding MFS transporter produces MSPLIQLLASAVALMMAMGIGRFALTPQLPQLIAEGQFDLTAAGLVAAANYLGYFLGALDAMFARAPGQVRLRLQGGLWLCVVLTLASSAADGFYGHLLLRFGTGVASAWVLVMITSLSQQLANAHNRQRLGALVFAGPGLGIALTGLLALLAHRLGLGSAALWLIYAMAALLMLLAIRPWLPQALQAAPAPPVQQGRQRRVGIGRLGLVYALYGVGYILPATFLSQMASQQFHGQWLADLFWPAFGLAAALGVLLVSLRRGGRTSTWLTVTLWLQGLGVLACLIGGGVGLALGVVLCGAPFLACMQLVMQRSRELAPHATQRNAGLLTACFALGQLSGPLLAALSSHYSGGLQPALMLAAAGLVVAGGLVQLAGNAQQDNACQARITS; encoded by the coding sequence ATGTCGCCACTCATTCAACTGCTGGCCAGCGCCGTGGCGCTGATGATGGCCATGGGCATTGGCCGTTTCGCCCTGACCCCGCAGCTGCCGCAGCTGATCGCCGAGGGTCAGTTCGACCTGACGGCGGCCGGGCTGGTGGCCGCGGCCAACTACCTGGGCTACTTCCTCGGCGCGCTCGATGCGATGTTCGCCCGCGCGCCTGGCCAGGTGCGCCTGCGCCTGCAGGGTGGGCTGTGGCTGTGCGTGGTACTGACCCTGGCCTCGTCGGCTGCCGACGGCTTCTACGGTCACCTGCTGCTGCGCTTCGGTACGGGCGTGGCCAGCGCCTGGGTGCTGGTGATGATCACCAGCCTCAGCCAGCAACTGGCTAATGCCCATAACCGCCAGCGCCTGGGTGCGCTGGTATTCGCCGGGCCCGGCCTGGGCATCGCGCTGACCGGCTTGCTGGCACTGCTGGCACATCGGCTGGGGCTGGGCTCGGCAGCGCTGTGGCTGATCTATGCCATGGCGGCACTGCTGATGCTGCTGGCGATCAGGCCCTGGCTACCCCAGGCACTGCAGGCAGCGCCCGCACCGCCTGTGCAGCAGGGCCGGCAACGGCGTGTCGGTATCGGCCGCCTGGGGCTGGTGTATGCCCTGTATGGCGTGGGTTACATCCTGCCGGCCACCTTCCTGTCGCAAATGGCCAGCCAGCAGTTTCACGGGCAGTGGCTGGCCGACCTGTTCTGGCCGGCGTTCGGCCTGGCGGCGGCGCTGGGTGTGCTGCTGGTGAGCCTGCGCCGCGGCGGGCGTACTTCGACCTGGTTGACCGTCACCCTGTGGTTGCAAGGGTTGGGTGTGCTGGCCTGCCTGATTGGCGGGGGTGTCGGGCTGGCCTTGGGCGTGGTGCTGTGTGGCGCGCCATTCCTGGCTTGCATGCAGTTGGTGATGCAACGTTCGCGAGAGCTGGCGCCGCACGCGACACAGCGCAATGCCGGGTTGCTGACGGCGTGCTTTGCCCTGGGGCAGTTGAGCGGGCCGCTGCTGGCGGCGCTGAGCAGCCATTACAGTGGCGGGCTGCAACCCGCGCTGATGCTGGCGGCGGCTGGGCTGGTGGTGGCCGGTGGACTAGTGCAACTGGCGGGTAATGCACAGCAGGACAATGCCTGCCAGGCCAGGATCACATCCTGA